A genomic stretch from Flavobacterium sp. KS-LB2 includes:
- a CDS encoding Crp/Fnr family transcriptional regulator, translating to MYSQINNNISRYVTFEPNELKIFNSLLEYKTVPKKTILLHEGEMCNFEAFVIKGCVRKYYIDANGFEVILQFAIENAWVSDISFSIYEEKPSRVYIETLEDCEFFMFSPETKETLFIQAPKFERAFRILMQRSLAVTQERLFNTISKTATEKYLEFLDHYPTLSQRVAQHYIASYLGISAEFLSKVRTKIAKH from the coding sequence TTGTATTCACAAATCAATAATAATATAAGTCGCTATGTTACTTTTGAACCCAATGAATTAAAGATTTTCAATTCTTTATTGGAATATAAAACAGTTCCTAAGAAAACGATTTTACTTCATGAAGGCGAAATGTGTAATTTTGAAGCCTTTGTCATCAAGGGCTGTGTTCGAAAATATTATATTGATGCTAATGGATTTGAAGTGATTTTGCAATTTGCCATCGAAAATGCTTGGGTTAGTGATATTTCGTTTAGTATTTATGAGGAAAAACCGAGTAGGGTGTATATCGAAACATTAGAAGATTGTGAATTTTTTATGTTTAGTCCTGAAACAAAAGAAACATTATTTATCCAAGCCCCAAAGTTTGAACGTGCTTTTCGCATCCTAATGCAACGCAGTCTTGCGGTTACTCAAGAGCGCTTATTTAATACTATTTCTAAAACGGCTACGGAGAAATATTTAGAGTTTCTCGACCATTATCCCACACTTTCGCAGCGGGTCGCCCAGCATTATATTGCTTCATACTTGGGTATCTCTGCCGAGTTTCTAAGTAAAGTAAGGACTAAAATCGCGAAACACTAA
- a CDS encoding DUF2279 domain-containing protein produces MVAPIGFSQNTAASFFKPADSLQLKRQNAVVISEAVLATGTLIGLNQVWYADYPKSNFHFINDNEEWLQMDKAGHVFSSYHLGRLGSEMLQWSGATKKNQLLYGAGLGFAFLTAVEVLDGYSSEWGASLGDIVANASGTALYVSQGLMWKEQRITPKFSFHTTKYASYRPEVLGSSFSEQILKDYNGQTYWLSVNLHSFAKDSKIPKWLNVALGYGADGMITGNIENVTPISISNPKRFRQFYLSLDVDLTRIKTKSHFLKTVFSVLNTVKIPAPTIEFVHLNDIKYHFIYF; encoded by the coding sequence ATGGTTGCGCCAATTGGTTTTTCACAAAACACTGCAGCTAGTTTCTTTAAACCAGCAGATTCTTTACAGCTAAAAAGACAAAACGCAGTTGTCATTTCCGAAGCAGTTTTGGCCACGGGAACTTTAATAGGTTTAAACCAAGTTTGGTATGCAGATTATCCCAAATCCAATTTTCATTTTATAAATGACAATGAGGAGTGGCTTCAAATGGATAAAGCAGGTCATGTGTTTTCATCGTATCATTTGGGACGATTAGGTTCCGAAATGCTACAGTGGAGTGGCGCTACTAAAAAAAATCAATTACTTTACGGAGCAGGTTTAGGATTTGCTTTTTTAACTGCCGTTGAGGTTTTAGATGGTTATTCCTCTGAGTGGGGCGCTTCATTAGGAGATATTGTTGCTAATGCTTCTGGAACTGCTTTATATGTTTCACAAGGATTAATGTGGAAGGAACAACGTATTACACCCAAATTTTCTTTTCATACCACTAAATATGCTAGTTACAGACCAGAGGTATTAGGTAGTTCTTTCTCGGAGCAAATTTTAAAAGATTATAACGGACAAACGTATTGGCTTTCAGTCAATTTACATTCTTTTGCTAAAGATTCTAAAATACCAAAATGGCTTAATGTGGCATTGGGTTATGGAGCTGATGGAATGATAACTGGAAATATTGAAAATGTAACCCCAATTTCAATTTCTAATCCAAAAAGGTTTAGGCAGTTTTATCTGAGTTTAGATGTCGATTTGACAAGAATTAAGACTAAATCTCATTTTTTGAAGACCGTTTTCTCCGTTCTTAATACGGTTAAGATTCCTGCTCCAACTATCGAATTTGTGCACTTAAACGATATAAAATACCACTTCATCTATTTTTAG
- a CDS encoding pirin family protein, producing MENTDKLIDNVINHAVLHKADTRGHANHGWLESYHTFSFANYHNPERMNFGVLRVLNDDRVNQGMGFGKHPHDNMEIISIPLEGDLEHQDSMGNTTVIKEGDIQAMSAGTGIFHSEYNKNKDQLVKFLQIWIYPNQKNVTPRYDQITLNLNDRHNKLQQILSPNPEDDGVWIHQDAWFHIGKFDKDFSTSYELKKPGNGIYAFVLKGDFTIGNIELNERDGLGIWDTNAIQITANSADAEILLMEVPMQF from the coding sequence ATGGAAAATACAGATAAATTAATAGACAATGTAATTAATCATGCCGTTTTGCATAAAGCAGATACACGTGGTCATGCTAATCACGGTTGGTTAGAATCGTACCACACTTTTAGCTTTGCTAATTATCACAATCCAGAGCGTATGAATTTTGGAGTGCTGCGCGTTCTGAATGATGATAGAGTCAATCAAGGAATGGGTTTTGGAAAACATCCGCATGATAATATGGAAATTATTTCCATTCCGCTCGAAGGTGATTTAGAACACCAAGACAGTATGGGAAATACTACCGTAATCAAAGAAGGAGATATTCAAGCCATGAGCGCCGGTACGGGTATTTTTCACAGCGAATACAATAAAAACAAAGATCAGTTGGTTAAGTTTTTGCAGATTTGGATTTATCCAAATCAGAAAAATGTAACGCCTCGTTATGACCAAATTACTTTAAATTTAAACGATCGTCACAACAAACTACAACAAATTTTATCACCAAATCCAGAAGATGACGGCGTTTGGATTCATCAAGATGCTTGGTTTCATATTGGGAAGTTTGACAAGGATTTTTCTACTTCGTATGAATTGAAAAAACCAGGAAACGGAATTTATGCTTTTGTTTTGAAAGGTGATTTTACGATAGGAAACATCGAGTTAAATGAACGTGACGGATTAGGAATTTGGGATACCAATGCGATTCAAATTACTGCTAATTCAGCTGATGCCGAAATCTTATTGATGGAAGTACCAATGCAATTCTAA
- the udk gene encoding uridine kinase — MLIIGIAGGTGSGKTTVVHQIMNELPETEVGIISQDSYYKENRGLSFDERALINFDHPRAIDFELLVTHLKELKEGNNIHQPVYSFVTHNRTDDTVFTHPRKVMIVEGILILANPELRELFDVKIYVHADSDERLIRRMKRDIAERGRDMNEVINRYQNTLKPMHEQFIEPTKAFADIIIPNDKYNTVAIDVVRAVINQKIL; from the coding sequence ATGCTCATTATAGGAATCGCAGGTGGTACAGGAAGCGGAAAAACAACCGTTGTACATCAAATCATGAATGAATTACCAGAAACCGAAGTAGGAATTATTTCGCAAGACTCGTATTACAAAGAAAATCGCGGACTATCATTTGATGAAAGAGCATTAATTAATTTTGATCATCCCCGCGCCATTGATTTTGAATTATTGGTAACGCACCTTAAAGAATTAAAAGAAGGAAACAACATCCATCAACCCGTTTATTCGTTTGTAACGCACAATAGAACGGACGATACCGTTTTCACACATCCTAGAAAAGTAATGATTGTGGAAGGAATTTTAATTTTGGCAAATCCAGAATTAAGAGAATTATTTGATGTAAAAATATATGTTCATGCTGATTCTGATGAACGATTAATACGCCGTATGAAACGCGATATAGCTGAACGTGGTCGCGATATGAATGAAGTAATCAACCGTTATCAAAACACGCTAAAGCCTATGCACGAGCAATTCATAGAGCCAACGAAAGCTTTTGCAGATATCATCATTCCAAACGACAAATACAATACTGTTGCCATTGATGTGGTTCGCGCCGTAATAAATCAAAAAATTCTGTAA
- the scpA gene encoding methylmalonyl-CoA mutase, translating into MKRKDLQNIKLESAPFKTENENSLDDVFLTSEGIELKPTYSKQDIEKLTHLDFGAGFAPNLRGPYATMYVRRPWTVRQYAGFSTAEESNAFYRRNLAAGQKGLSIAFDLPTHRGYDSDHERVVGDVGKAGVAIDSVEDMKVLFDQIPLDEMSVSMTMNGAVLPIMAFYIVAAEEQGVKPELLSGTIQNDILKEFMVRNTYIYPPTPSMKIIADIFEFTSKKMPKFNSISISGYHMQEAGATADIELAYTLADGLEYIRTGLATGMKIDEFAPRLSFFWAIGMNHFMEIAKMRAGRMIWAKLVKQFEPKDDKSLALRTHCQTSGWSLTEQDPFNNVARTCIEAAAAAFGGTQSLHTNALDEAIALPTDFSARIARNTQLYLQEETKITKTVDPWAGSYYVESLTNEIAENAWKLIEEVEELGGMTKAIESGIPKLRIEEAAARKQARIDSGQDIIVGVNQYRLEKEDPLQILDVDNQMVRKQQLEQLDRIKATRDTEKVQNSLKKLTLCAQTGEGNLLEIAVEAARNRTTLGEISEALETVFGRYKAQIKSFSGVYSKEIKDDKSFEKAKQLADEFAEKEGRRPRIMIAKMGQDGHDRGAKVVATGYADVGFDVDIGPLFQTPAEAAKQAVENDVHILGVSSLAAGHKTLVPQVIEELKKYGREDIMVVVGGVIPAQDYQFLFDSGAVAVFGPGTKISEAAIKILEILMGSFE; encoded by the coding sequence ATGAAAAGAAAAGATTTACAAAATATAAAATTAGAAAGTGCTCCGTTTAAAACTGAGAATGAAAATTCTTTGGACGATGTATTTCTAACCTCAGAAGGAATCGAACTAAAACCAACTTATTCAAAACAAGATATTGAAAAGCTTACGCATCTTGATTTTGGGGCTGGTTTTGCACCTAATTTACGTGGACCGTACGCAACAATGTACGTTCGCCGACCATGGACCGTACGCCAATATGCCGGATTTTCTACTGCCGAAGAAAGCAATGCTTTTTACAGAAGAAACTTGGCTGCGGGTCAAAAAGGACTTTCCATCGCTTTTGATTTACCTACTCATCGCGGCTATGATTCCGATCATGAACGTGTCGTAGGCGATGTGGGAAAAGCGGGAGTTGCGATTGATTCCGTGGAAGATATGAAAGTATTATTCGACCAAATTCCACTAGATGAAATGTCAGTTTCTATGACGATGAATGGCGCTGTTTTACCTATTATGGCTTTCTATATTGTCGCCGCCGAAGAACAAGGCGTAAAACCCGAGTTACTTTCCGGAACAATACAAAATGACATTCTGAAAGAATTCATGGTGCGTAACACGTATATTTATCCGCCAACTCCTTCGATGAAAATCATTGCTGATATTTTTGAATTCACCAGCAAAAAAATGCCCAAATTCAACTCGATTTCTATATCTGGATACCACATGCAAGAAGCGGGAGCCACAGCTGACATTGAATTAGCCTACACTCTGGCTGATGGGCTAGAATACATTCGAACGGGATTAGCAACCGGAATGAAAATTGATGAATTTGCTCCGCGCCTTTCTTTTTTCTGGGCGATTGGAATGAACCATTTTATGGAAATTGCCAAAATGCGTGCTGGGAGAATGATATGGGCAAAACTAGTAAAACAATTTGAACCCAAAGACGATAAATCATTAGCGTTACGAACCCATTGTCAAACTTCGGGTTGGAGTTTAACGGAGCAAGATCCTTTTAACAATGTGGCACGAACGTGTATCGAGGCTGCAGCTGCCGCTTTTGGAGGTACACAATCTTTGCACACCAATGCTTTGGATGAAGCTATCGCATTACCAACGGACTTCTCTGCAAGAATCGCTAGAAACACTCAGCTTTATTTACAAGAAGAAACTAAAATCACAAAAACGGTTGATCCTTGGGCTGGTAGTTATTATGTAGAAAGTTTGACCAATGAAATTGCTGAGAACGCTTGGAAACTTATCGAAGAAGTAGAAGAACTCGGCGGAATGACTAAAGCCATTGAATCTGGAATTCCGAAACTTAGAATCGAGGAAGCGGCAGCCAGAAAACAAGCACGAATAGACAGTGGTCAGGATATCATTGTAGGGGTAAACCAATATCGATTAGAAAAGGAAGATCCGTTACAAATTTTGGATGTGGATAACCAAATGGTTCGCAAGCAACAATTGGAACAATTAGACCGAATCAAAGCGACCCGAGATACAGAAAAAGTACAAAATTCACTAAAAAAATTAACCCTTTGTGCGCAGACAGGAGAAGGTAATTTACTGGAAATTGCCGTTGAAGCTGCTAGAAACCGAACCACTTTAGGAGAAATTAGTGAGGCATTGGAAACGGTTTTTGGAAGATACAAAGCACAAATTAAATCATTTAGCGGTGTGTATAGTAAAGAAATAAAAGACGACAAAAGCTTTGAAAAAGCAAAGCAATTAGCAGATGAATTTGCTGAAAAAGAAGGACGCCGTCCGCGAATTATGATTGCAAAAATGGGACAAGACGGGCACGATCGTGGGGCAAAAGTAGTGGCTACAGGCTACGCTGATGTTGGTTTTGATGTTGACATTGGTCCACTTTTTCAAACACCAGCCGAAGCTGCTAAACAAGCCGTAGAAAACGACGTGCATATTTTAGGAGTTTCTTCTCTAGCTGCGGGACACAAAACTCTTGTTCCGCAAGTAATTGAAGAACTTAAAAAGTACGGAAGAGAAGATATTATGGTGGTTGTAGGCGGAGTAATTCCTGCGCAAGATTACCAGTTTTTATTTGATTCTGGTGCTGTTGCCGTGTTTGGACCAGGAACAAAAATTAGCGAAGCTGCTATTAAAATATTAGAAATTTTAATGGGCAGTTTCGAATAA
- the dapF gene encoding diaminopimelate epimerase gives MQLEFYKYQGTGNDFVMIDNRSEFFPKENTQLIAHLCDRRFGIGGDGLILLENDPETDFKMVYYNSDGNQSSMCGNGGRCLVAFAKKLNVIENKTTFIATDGLHHATVEPDGLVSLQMIDVAEVKVSPDHVFLNTGSPHHVQLVDDLENYNIKENGAAIRYGDLYGKAGSNINFVKQINETTFSLRTYERGVEDETLSCGTGATAVAIAMNVLGKTDASEIDLNVEGGKLVVSFDKKEGQFTHVFLKGPAEFVFKGSIEI, from the coding sequence ATGCAACTAGAATTTTATAAATACCAAGGAACAGGAAATGATTTTGTGATGATTGATAATCGTTCGGAGTTTTTTCCAAAGGAGAATACACAACTCATTGCGCATTTGTGCGACAGGCGTTTTGGGATAGGAGGTGATGGTCTTATTTTATTGGAAAATGACCCTGAAACTGATTTCAAAATGGTTTATTACAATTCTGATGGAAACCAAAGTTCTATGTGCGGTAATGGTGGACGTTGTTTAGTGGCTTTCGCCAAAAAGCTGAACGTAATCGAGAATAAAACTACTTTCATAGCTACAGATGGTTTGCACCATGCCACGGTGGAACCAGACGGATTAGTTTCACTCCAAATGATTGATGTGGCTGAGGTAAAAGTCAGTCCAGATCATGTGTTTCTAAATACGGGCTCGCCACACCATGTACAATTGGTTGATGATTTAGAAAATTACAATATAAAAGAAAACGGAGCTGCTATTCGATACGGTGATTTGTATGGTAAAGCAGGAAGTAACATCAACTTTGTCAAACAAATTAATGAAACCACTTTTTCGCTACGAACGTACGAAAGAGGCGTAGAGGATGAAACACTTTCTTGTGGAACAGGAGCGACTGCAGTTGCAATTGCGATGAATGTTTTGGGAAAAACGGACGCTTCGGAAATTGATTTGAATGTTGAAGGCGGAAAATTAGTCGTTTCTTTCGATAAAAAAGAAGGACAGTTTACCCATGTTTTCTTGAAAGGACCAGCGGAATTTGTATTCAAAGGGAGTATTGAGATTTAA
- the mltG gene encoding endolytic transglycosylase MltG, whose protein sequence is MNIKKIISIASVVVIAVLMIYGLILLKQIFSANTKFSDKEVYVYVPTDSKYEDVKKIIAPYVENMDRFEMVASKRGYTDNVIPGRFLLTKGMNSYELVKSLRLNSPVKLSFNNQERLENLAGRVGSQIEADSVSLLNSFKDSIFLKENGFNEENVLVLFIPNTYEIYWNTTAEKFRDKMIKEYRNFWNKERVAKAQKQGLTPIEATILASIVHKESVKKDERPRIAGVYLNRLRAGMPLQADPTVIFAMKKKSNDFDQVIKRVFYNDLTMVHPYNTYMNLGLPPGPIAMPDITALEAVLDPEKNNFIYFCASVERFGYHEFAATLEEHNKNAKKYSDWINSQGVKR, encoded by the coding sequence ATGAATATTAAGAAGATAATTAGCATTGCCTCAGTTGTTGTAATAGCAGTATTAATGATTTATGGATTGATACTCTTGAAACAAATTTTTTCTGCCAACACAAAATTTTCGGATAAAGAGGTTTATGTCTATGTTCCCACTGATTCAAAATATGAAGATGTAAAGAAGATAATTGCGCCTTATGTCGAGAATATGGATCGTTTTGAAATGGTAGCCAGCAAAAGAGGGTATACTGATAATGTGATCCCGGGTCGTTTTTTATTAACAAAAGGAATGAACAGTTATGAATTAGTGAAAAGTTTGAGACTTAACTCACCCGTAAAACTGTCTTTCAATAATCAAGAACGTTTAGAAAATTTAGCTGGACGTGTAGGTTCTCAAATAGAAGCCGACAGTGTATCATTATTGAATTCGTTCAAAGATTCTATTTTCTTGAAAGAAAACGGGTTTAATGAAGAGAACGTTTTAGTGCTGTTTATTCCTAATACCTATGAGATTTATTGGAATACTACGGCTGAAAAGTTCCGCGATAAAATGATAAAAGAATACCGTAATTTTTGGAATAAAGAAAGAGTTGCCAAAGCGCAAAAACAAGGATTAACCCCAATTGAAGCAACGATTCTGGCTTCTATCGTTCATAAAGAATCAGTAAAAAAAGACGAGCGACCTAGAATTGCAGGTGTTTATTTGAATCGGTTAAGAGCTGGAATGCCCTTACAAGCAGATCCTACCGTTATTTTTGCGATGAAAAAGAAATCGAATGATTTTGACCAAGTCATCAAAAGAGTTTTTTACAACGATTTGACAATGGTGCATCCTTATAACACCTATATGAATTTGGGACTTCCTCCGGGACCTATAGCGATGCCGGATATTACAGCTTTAGAAGCAGTATTAGATCCTGAAAAAAATAATTTCATTTACTTCTGCGCCAGTGTAGAGCGCTTTGGGTACCACGAGTTTGCGGCTACTTTGGAGGAACATAATAAAAATGCCAAAAAATATTCAGATTGGATTAACAGTCAAGGGGTAAAAAGATAG
- a CDS encoding methylmalonyl-CoA mutase subunit beta codes for MTTNLFDDFNPISSKQWKQKIQFELNGADYNETVVWNSPEDIQVKPFYHKDEFSKAFSIPTKATKFRICQNIFVYDIEKSIERALDSLSRGADSLRFTIENESIDVTNLLEKLPLEKVTIYFNLGFISIDFVKKIDAFAKKNNTVIFCNLDPIGQLAKDGNWFATKEKNNFETLNLLSTAITSVSLISINAALYQNAGANMVQQIAYSLGHANEYFNRIEAINKPIVFEVAVGTNYFFEIAKLRALRLLFNLIAKEYNHNLDCHIVVSPTKRNKTLYDYNVNMLRTTTECMSAIIGGADAIANLPYDALYHKDNEFGDRIARNQLLILKNESYFDKVNNPADGSYYIENLTNQLAEKSLALFKDMEVNGGFLKQLNDGIIKRKIQESADTAQELFDSGKEILLGTNKHPNKQDKMKHDLELFPFVKVKPRKTLITPIIEKRLAEKIEQERLNLE; via the coding sequence ATGACAACAAATCTTTTCGATGATTTCAATCCTATTTCCTCCAAACAATGGAAACAAAAAATCCAATTTGAACTCAATGGAGCTGATTACAATGAAACGGTAGTTTGGAATTCTCCCGAGGACATTCAAGTGAAACCTTTTTACCACAAAGATGAATTCTCTAAAGCTTTTTCAATACCTACAAAGGCAACAAAATTCAGAATTTGCCAAAATATATTTGTTTATGATATTGAAAAATCTATCGAAAGAGCATTAGATTCCTTGAGTCGTGGTGCGGATAGCCTAAGATTTACAATAGAAAACGAATCAATTGATGTTACCAATCTATTGGAGAAATTACCTTTAGAAAAAGTTACAATTTATTTTAATCTGGGTTTTATTTCAATCGATTTCGTTAAAAAAATAGATGCGTTTGCAAAGAAAAATAACACTGTCATTTTCTGTAATCTGGACCCAATTGGGCAATTAGCCAAAGACGGGAACTGGTTTGCAACTAAAGAAAAAAATAATTTTGAAACATTAAACTTACTTTCAACGGCAATAACATCAGTATCGTTAATAAGTATCAATGCAGCTTTGTATCAAAATGCTGGCGCTAACATGGTGCAGCAAATTGCCTATAGTTTAGGACACGCCAATGAATATTTCAATAGAATTGAAGCAATAAATAAACCTATCGTTTTTGAAGTTGCCGTGGGGACAAATTACTTTTTTGAAATTGCCAAACTAAGAGCATTGCGACTACTTTTTAATCTAATTGCCAAAGAATACAATCACAACTTAGATTGCCACATCGTTGTCTCACCTACAAAACGAAACAAAACATTGTATGATTATAATGTAAATATGTTGCGTACCACAACCGAATGTATGAGCGCAATTATTGGCGGAGCTGATGCTATTGCTAATTTGCCATACGATGCACTGTACCACAAAGACAATGAATTTGGTGACCGCATTGCCAGAAATCAATTATTGATTCTTAAAAACGAAAGTTACTTTGACAAAGTAAATAATCCGGCTGACGGAAGTTACTATATCGAAAATCTTACCAATCAATTAGCTGAAAAATCGTTGGCTTTGTTCAAAGATATGGAAGTAAATGGCGGTTTCTTGAAACAACTTAATGATGGAATCATCAAAAGGAAAATTCAGGAAAGTGCTGACACAGCTCAAGAATTATTTGATTCTGGGAAAGAAATTTTATTGGGCACCAACAAGCACCCTAATAAACAGGATAAAATGAAACATGATTTAGAACTATTTCCTTTTGTAAAAGTCAAACCAAGAAAAACTTTGATTACACCAATAATCGAAAAACGTCTGGCCGAAAAAATAGAACAAGAGCGATTGAATCTTGAATAA
- a CDS encoding GNAT family N-acetyltransferase, translating into MKTLKGDNIYIRALEPNDLEFVYAIENDQSIWEVSNTHTPYSRFLVKQYLENAHQDIYEAKQLRLAICQDQDFPALGLIDLFDFDPKNNRAGVGIVIQNNENRKQNIGSEALGLLIEYAFYNLNLHQLYANIGTENVASTALFTKFGFERIGVKKDWTLVNGVYKDEAIFQLINTKF; encoded by the coding sequence ATGAAAACATTAAAAGGTGACAATATCTATATTCGAGCATTAGAACCCAATGATTTGGAGTTTGTGTATGCCATAGAAAACGACCAGAGCATTTGGGAAGTCAGTAATACGCATACACCTTACAGCCGATTTTTAGTCAAACAATATTTAGAAAATGCCCATCAGGATATTTATGAAGCCAAGCAATTGCGATTAGCTATTTGTCAGGATCAGGATTTTCCGGCCTTAGGTTTAATCGATTTATTTGATTTTGATCCAAAGAACAACAGGGCAGGAGTGGGTATAGTAATCCAAAATAACGAAAATCGAAAACAGAATATTGGCTCCGAAGCTTTGGGGTTATTAATCGAATATGCATTTTATAATCTTAATTTACACCAATTATATGCAAATATTGGCACCGAAAATGTAGCAAGTACGGCACTTTTTACTAAATTTGGTTTCGAAAGAATAGGCGTAAAGAAAGATTGGACGCTGGTAAATGGTGTCTACAAGGACGAAGCTATTTTTCAATTAATCAATACTAAATTTTAA
- a CDS encoding YceI family protein produces MSTTKWVIDPTHSEIGFKVKHMMFTNVSGKFSKFDATIESEDTNLENAKIEFTGAIDSVTTGNADRDTHLLSADFFDAAQFPEIKFSATSFTKINEGEYELVGDLTLHGVTKSVKLAADYGGLMKDPWGNTKMALALEGKINRKDWGLNWNSALETGGVLVSEEVRLNIELQFVQQ; encoded by the coding sequence ATGTCAACAACAAAATGGGTAATTGACCCAACACACTCAGAAATTGGTTTTAAAGTGAAACACATGATGTTCACTAATGTTTCAGGTAAATTTTCAAAGTTTGATGCTACCATTGAATCAGAAGATACTAATTTAGAAAACGCGAAAATTGAATTTACAGGAGCAATTGATTCTGTAACAACAGGAAACGCAGATCGAGATACGCATTTATTGAGTGCTGACTTTTTTGATGCTGCTCAGTTTCCAGAAATTAAATTTAGCGCAACTTCTTTTACCAAAATTAATGAAGGCGAATATGAATTGGTTGGTGATTTAACATTACACGGCGTTACCAAATCAGTGAAATTAGCTGCTGATTATGGAGGATTAATGAAAGATCCATGGGGAAATACCAAAATGGCACTTGCATTAGAAGGAAAAATCAACAGAAAAGATTGGGGATTAAACTGGAATTCGGCTCTTGAAACTGGTGGCGTTTTAGTAAGTGAAGAAGTTCGTTTGAACATCGAATTACAATTTGTGCAACAATAA
- a CDS encoding peptidoglycan-binding protein LysM, translating to MIKKWYFYTSLTVITVFLSSGFKPFNLETSPWFLINEEEGTHYLFPSEQQEDYINSNIPFTGNFFVGFREAIGYRESESKYRKINSLGYLGKYQFGIETLKSVGVRNSTTFLNSPELQERAFIALLAKNKWELKKEIEKYEGTILNGIQVTESGILAAAHLGGAGSVKKYFKNKGKRYFRDAYGTSIRTYMKLFGGYDTSFIVADGNASVKNIQI from the coding sequence ATGATAAAGAAGTGGTATTTTTACACTAGTTTGACTGTGATTACAGTTTTTTTAAGCTCCGGTTTTAAACCGTTTAACTTAGAAACCAGCCCTTGGTTTCTCATCAATGAAGAAGAAGGAACACACTACTTATTTCCTTCTGAACAACAAGAAGATTACATCAATTCGAACATCCCTTTTACTGGAAATTTTTTCGTAGGATTTAGAGAAGCAATTGGTTATAGAGAATCTGAAAGCAAATACAGAAAAATTAATTCTTTAGGATATTTAGGCAAATACCAATTTGGTATTGAAACATTAAAGTCAGTTGGAGTTCGTAATAGTACTACTTTTTTGAATAGTCCAGAATTACAAGAAAGAGCATTTATAGCACTATTGGCTAAAAATAAATGGGAGTTAAAAAAAGAAATTGAAAAATACGAAGGAACAATACTCAACGGAATACAAGTCACTGAATCTGGAATTTTAGCTGCGGCTCATCTTGGTGGTGCTGGATCAGTAAAAAAGTACTTCAAAAATAAGGGTAAGCGTTATTTTAGAGATGCTTATGGAACTTCCATAAGAACATATATGAAACTATTTGGGGGTTACGATACTTCGTTTATTGTAGCTGATGGTAATGCTAGCGTAAAAAACATACAAATCTAA
- a CDS encoding FtsB family cell division protein — protein sequence MKNPYKDKPWFKILSNKYVWVLLFFATWMIFLDNYSYFGHRVLDKQINELEDNANYYKEEIKKDQENIKQLKNSEQIEKYAREKYYMKKDSEDIYIIEFEGDTIKK from the coding sequence ATGAAAAATCCATATAAAGACAAACCTTGGTTTAAAATATTAAGTAACAAATATGTCTGGGTTTTGTTATTTTTTGCTACTTGGATGATTTTTCTAGATAACTATTCCTATTTCGGCCATCGCGTATTAGACAAACAAATCAATGAATTAGAAGATAACGCTAACTATTATAAGGAGGAAATAAAAAAAGACCAAGAAAACATCAAGCAATTAAAAAATTCTGAACAAATAGAAAAATACGCCCGAGAGAAATACTACATGAAAAAAGACAGCGAGGACATCTACATCATTGAATTCGAAGGCGATACAATTAAAAAATAA